ACAACGCTCTCTTTATTTGACTACCTTTTCTTTCCTTATCTTATCATCCTCTTTCCACTACTCTACTCTTTTACCTtttctgtgctgtttttttttcttttcctgcacTTTCTCCACACTGCCTTCATTACTCTTCTTTCATCCTTCTTGATTTTTCCAACCAGACTTTCATTTATGTGCAGTTCATTTGACCAAGGCTTCTCCCAGCATCCCACGACTCTGTTTCTTGAAATTGTTATCTCCTTCCTATgaactttctgtttttttgagtcatttatttataagaaaagaaaaataaacgtAAAGTTTATTGAGAGTGGTGGAGAGAAAACTGGATGtatgagagaagagaaagagaaagagaaggggaaACAAAAACAGGGGAAAGGAGGAATGTATGGGGGTAAGCATGGGATGAGAGCGATTATGAGAGCAGAGGTGAAGGAATAAGAGTGGGATAGAGGGGAAAGCTGTCAAATCAACCTtgagaaaatatgaaaaagaaaataaactattCTGGACTTGCGTCAAACAGAACGGGCAGCTTTGAAAGTTACAAATGCATTGAAGATTTGAAGACAGCAccaaaaacaatacaatatttACATGGCAGCATGATTAGTACAGTCCCTGCCTTTCATTACTATTTCAAGTGTCGTACAATTGTATAACAGAAGCTATTTATAGTGTTAAATGTGAACATTTCTGCTGAATCCTGCATCTCATGTCATGAGTCACGTATTGTAAATAAAAGGCCCAAGGTTTTTGTGTTTGGATTCTCAGCGATATGATCAGGAAATATTTCTCAGCAGACAAATTTTAGGTCAGGAAGGACATTAATATTGTGATAACCCAGAACAAGTAAATTGTTTGTTGATAAAATCTGCGCTTGCTAAAATTTGAGTGTAAACAGTCTTATGACCGTGCACCAGTTTTCCTGATGACCATTTTGCGCAGGGCATCATCTTAACAAACCAGAAATAACAGCAGATTTTATTGTCTTTAACACTTTGTTTATCTGTCTCCCAGGAATGGAAAGCATCAGTGTGGAAACGGACTGGGATGGGTTAGCCCTCTCCTCTCTGGTCGCCACAGGAAGAAACAACTTCTCTTCCTCATCTTTGTTTCTTTCTGAACTGAACTCCCTCAACAGTTCTCACAGCGGGGGATCCTTCTTCGGGATCTTCCCTGAGAATGGTTCCACCACCACGCCTTACACCCTGCCCCAGCCCAAGATGAGGGACCTGGGCCTGGCCCGGGCAGAGATTGCAGTGCTCGGGGTGGTGCTGGCTCTCACCACCCTGGGGAATAGCTTTGTGCTGTGGGTTctgctgaggaggaggaagcataatgCCCCCATGCACGTGTTCATGGTCAACCTGTGTGTGGCTGACCTGGTGGTGGCCCTCTTTCAGGTCAGTTAACGTGTTGACGTTATAGGAACTTAGTACGACAGTGGGCAAAATAACAAACTTTACAActacatacaatatataaataactgTTTATTTGGTCATGTGTCTAGGTTCTTCCCCAGCTAATATGGGACATCACAGAGAGGTTTCAGGGGCCTGACTTTCTCTGCCGGTCCATCAAGTACTTGCAGATTGTGGGCATGTTTGCTTCCTCCTACATGATAGTTGCCATGACGGTAGATCGGCACCAGGCCATCTGCTGCCCGTTGCAGGCCTACCGTGGGGGAGCAATGTCCTGCTGGAACACCCCTGTCATGGTGGCTTGGGGCTTGGCTCTAGTCCTCAGCATACCGCAGGTAGGGAGGGAtgaacacacataaacacacacaacaaaaccatgcacacacacacacacacacacacacacacacacacacacacacacaaaaacacatggtGAAATTGGAAATGAGAACTCAGTGGGCGTTCACACCCTGATTTCTACAGTAGAACTCAAGATGTTGGTCTATTTTTAACTGGATGAGGTCATTTCAGTTCAGCTAATGGAAAAGGAAATGGATACTCACGGCTGCGGGTGTGCTGACCACCCTCCTTTTGTTCGGTCTTTCAGGTGTTCATCTTCTCTCGCTCAGAAGTGGCTTCTGGGGAGTTTGAGTGCTGGGGTCACTTTGCTGAGCCATGGGGGCTGAAGGCCTACGTCACCTGGATGACCGTGGCTGTCTTCGTCCTGCCCGCCCTCATCATAACCATCTGTCAGGTAGTACTGTTTATTCTGGCTTGGCTCTCAATCTATGCACCGCTCCCACAAAGATCATAGATTAGGAGTACATGCTGAAAGCAACATTATCCAATAATGAAGCGTGTGGCATGAATGaaattctgttttgttttcatggAGGGTGCATTTGGCAGGCATTGTTCGATTACCCGTGGGGGACTGTGGTTGGTGTAATGTAGCATCCCATGGTGGATAGGCATTCTGGGCTGCCTCCCATCAGCCCTGCTGCTCTATTTAGGGAAAGATATTTCCAGGGTCCAGCTATTTCCCCTAATTAACACAGcactttgagaaccactgctgaGACGGCTGCTCAGAAAATCTGCCCACTCCGAGAACTTCCCGCAAGGAAGTGGAATGTACTAGATATCAGCCAAACATAGAATCCCTgacctttttttattattggatTTCAAATAGAGATGCCTCTTTAGACACTTTTTCAGAAGTATAATGGAGTTTATGCAGAAGGAAGGAAGTATTTCAGAAACTTTGCAGTTTAAATTGTGCCCCCATATAGCTGTTAAAAGTAAAAGGTGGCAGAAGAGCATTAGTTGGCAGTAACAAACCTTaaaatctgtacaaaaaaacTAGAAGAAAAGCTACGAGTATGAATCAactattatttttcaatttcaaattattgttttggtttctcATCAGAGCATGGAGAATCATTTTGCTGCAGTAACATTTTATGGTAGCTTTTCTGATTGTAACTGAGTGGAAGAGTAGCGGTATTGCATACAAATGTCTGATACTGGTTTATGGCTGATGGTGAAGaccaacacacactctctctttcatttCAAATTCCCTGCCAGTGTTAAAGCCAAAATGCAAACAAGATTATCTGCAAAGAGCACAGACAAGCATCTGAATCTGGCACCTGTCAGTCATAAAACGTCATCCTCAGGCCCTTAGCTCTCATGTTAAACTGTGCTAATTCTTGAAAATAATCTTATTTTTCAGATAAGAATCTTCCGAGAGATTCACAATAACATCTACCTGAAGTCAGAGAGGATGGTGATGACTGAGTTAAAGAAGAATGAAATCTTGTTCCGCTTCCACAGCTTTAAGAAGGAGGACGAGCGGgccagggagagggagagggagagggggagatggGCGTCCGGAGGAGGGGGTAGGGACGACAGAGGAGGACAGCTCATAAAGGGTGTGAATAACAACCCTCACAATAACACCCATAACAGCCAAGTGGGACAGTGTTACGACTATGTACCATCCTCTATCCAGTATAACAGTTGCTGTGGTGAACatgtgacaacaacaacaacaacatcgcCTACACAGCAGAAAACACTGATCGGCTCAGATTGCCAGGACTCCTACACGTCCTACGAGCTGGCCTCAGGCTCACCCCGCTGCTCCCTTGACTATGCACGCCCTCCCCCTCCAGCCAGTCCACCTCCAGCCACTCCGCCTCCAAGCATCACTAAAGCCATGTCCAAGACAGTGAGAATGACCCTGGTCATTGTGCTGGTCTATACTATCTGCTGGTCACCCTTCTTCATTGTCCAGCTTTGGGCGGCCTGGGACCCCAACCCTCCACACCAAGGTTAGTCACTACTTATCCATGACACCAGCCTGATTTCAATATGTTCTGGTACAACATTTCAACATTCACCTATGTATGCAATTACCctcaaaaagcaacaaaaacagcagCTGGGTTATACCCACTGCCAATGAATCACTTAAGTTGTTTTTCTCAAATGGATTGATTCTCCTAAGCCCAGTTTATCCAGTTAATTGCTCTAAATAGACAAACCCTATCTGTTATGCACTATAAGCAGCCAAAAACAAAAGCTAAATGATTGTGTCTGGTTTTCAGCAACAACCTCTGATCAATGCTGTTGTCCATCTTAGTGAGTCTAAATATTCACTCATTATTTCAAGGATACCTAGCTCCAGCTCAGATGTGGTAACAGTGAGTGAAATACGAGGTCaaaaacaatgttatttttgacccACAACCAGAAACCACTTGAAGACATATCTGGCCTATGTACATTTTGGCACACAAACATCTGTTGATATCCTTGCTGGCAACCAGTGATGAAGCAACTTAAGGCTAGTGTAGCCTTAAGTTGTGGCAGATAGTATGGACTGGGTGGGTGTCGTCTGATCTAAAGCTAAAGACAAACATCAGAGGCCAGTAAATAACCTGTTTATATCGCCTGCTGATTTTGCAACACGGCCAGATGTTGACATCTCATCAACAATGATCCGTGCCAGCAACTTGCATATATCAAAGTCACAGTCAAAATCACAAGCAGACGTATGGAGCAAAACACGTaatctttcacacacacacacacacacacacacacacacacacacacaaacgcacacacacacacggcacctaaatcatggttgcagcttctgccgtggtcctgctcggcacactgcagtgccctgctacaccacaaactactacaactactatttctagtcatagtcatcgtacccccaaccggcaccggcagacaaccgcccaccaagagcctgggtctgtccgagttTTCTAAAatgaagtttttcctcgccactgttgcactaaatgcttgctcttgggggaattattggaattggagttgggtctctgtaaattatagagtgtggtctagacctactctatctgtaaagtgtcttgagataactcttgttatgatttgatactataataAAACTAAATTGAAGTAAAAGAACTCACCCTCCACCACTCTTCATTGGAGTCATCGAGTACTGTGATACGATCACCAGggctaatacacacacacacacacacacacacacacacacacacacacacacacacacacacacacacacacacacacacacacacacacagctgattatTATCAgctttgttttctaaaatcaGTTTTTCCTGATCTATTGTCCTCTATTTGGATTACAGTATTATGTAAAAGACTTATTATTACCagtgaaaaaactgaaaaaggaaGTATGCCGAATTTTATCCCTCTGAGATATTTACAGTTATTCCTGAAGAAACAATAATCATAAATGGTTGACATTCAAACTGAATTGTTGTTGcacatatttttgtttgtttcataaGACATGAGCCTACATCGTGTGATGTAGCCAACACTGTGATCATCTGTCCCCCGttgtacatgtgaaaatatactCTTTATGCTTTTAACACGTACTTGTCCCTGCATTTGCATGTGCACTtgtcttataatgtgtgtgtatgtgtgtgtgtcctctcagCAAGAGTGGCCTTCACTATCCTGATGCTGCTGGCTAGTCTGAACTCGTGTACCAACCCGTGGATCTACACAGCTTTCTCCAGCAGCGTGTCCAGAGAGCTGCAGAACCTGCTGCAGTGTAGGTCGCGAACTGGCCGCCGTGGCTCCCTGCCTGACGACTCCAGcaccacacacacctccaccaCCAAGGACAGCCTGTACTGACAGAGACTaatgaaacagaaacagacacacagagacatgtttGAAAATACATGCACGGGTGCACATGGGCCCGATGCAATGAAGTGCAACTCTGCCATCACCACCTCCAGCGTCGCAGCCTGAGAACAGAGCGCACTGACCTCTACCAGATGTTTCCAACAACAAAGGACAGCTGTACTGTCAACAGGACCT
This genomic interval from Perca fluviatilis chromosome 5, GENO_Pfluv_1.0, whole genome shotgun sequence contains the following:
- the avpr2aa gene encoding vasopressin V2 receptor; this translates as MESISVETDWDGLALSSLVATGRNNFSSSSLFLSELNSLNSSHSGGSFFGIFPENGSTTTPYTLPQPKMRDLGLARAEIAVLGVVLALTTLGNSFVLWVLLRRRKHNAPMHVFMVNLCVADLVVALFQVLPQLIWDITERFQGPDFLCRSIKYLQIVGMFASSYMIVAMTVDRHQAICCPLQAYRGGAMSCWNTPVMVAWGLALVLSIPQVFIFSRSEVASGEFECWGHFAEPWGLKAYVTWMTVAVFVLPALIITICQIRIFREIHNNIYLKSERMVMTELKKNEILFRFHSFKKEDERARERERERGRWASGGGGRDDRGGQLIKGVNNNPHNNTHNSQVGQCYDYVPSSIQYNSCCGEHVTTTTTTSPTQQKTLIGSDCQDSYTSYELASGSPRCSLDYARPPPPASPPPATPPPSITKAMSKTVRMTLVIVLVYTICWSPFFIVQLWAAWDPNPPHQARVAFTILMLLASLNSCTNPWIYTAFSSSVSRELQNLLQCRSRTGRRGSLPDDSSTTHTSTTKDSLY